In the genome of Streptomyces sp. NBC_00433, the window GCTCGCGGCGGCGGACGGCGCTGCTGGCCGGGTTGAGGAAGAGCAGCCGCACCCGGCAGCCCGCCTCGGCGAGCCGGATCAGCCGCCGCCCCGAGTAGTTCTGCACCAGCAGGTTCAGCCCGATGCCGACCGCGTCCAGCCGCCGGGCCCCGGCGAAGAGGTCCTCGACGGGCAGCTGGCGCTGCAGCCGCACCCGGTCCGCGTAGACGCCGATGACGTCGGAGAAGCGGTCGGCGACCAGCTCCTCGATGGCGTCGACCGGCAGCCGCTGCGCGGCCGTACGGGCGCTTCCCGCGCCCAGCAGCTCGAGCAGCCGCGCGCAGGCCCGCTCCGCCTGGTCCAGGACCGTCCGGGACAGCGCCCGGTTGCGGGAGACCACGTGCCGGGCGACCTCCAGCTCGTCCAGGGCCAGTTCGAGGTCGCGGCGGTCGTCGAAGTACGGCTCGAAGCACGGCCAGTGCTGGACGACCAGCTCCCGCAGCTGCGGCAGCGTCAGGAAGCTCAGCACGTTGTCGTCGGCGGGGTCGAGCAGGAAGCCCTTGCGGCGGCTCACCTCCCGTACGGCGACGGCCCGCTGGACCCACTCGTGCCCGGCCGGGCCCGCGGCGGCGACCACCCACTCCTCGCCGTGCACGGGCTCGTAGATCGGGCGCAGCACCGCGTTGACGACAGCGCGCAGCCGCTGTTCGACCAGGTTCAGCCAGACGTAGGCGCGGCCGGCCCTGCGGGCGCGGGTCCGTACCTCCGCCCAGGCGTCGGCGCCCCAGTCCAGCTCCGCTCCGATCTCCATGGGCTGAGCGAGAGTGACCGCACCTGGCGACCCCTCCACAGTGGTGTCGTGCTGGTCACCCTGCTCGCCGCCTCCCGGGAGCATCAGACCTCCGGACGTCACCACTTCACCGCCTCCCACCCCCGTCCACGATCAAGGAAGGGTACTGCGGTGCGGGGGGTGTCGCAGCAGTATCGACCCTACTTGACTACTACCGGACAACCCCATCACTCGTACGGTCGCTGGCTGTTGTGGCTGTGTCACCCTCAGGTGGGAGCGGATGGGAGGATGGCTGCTCGGCAGCCTCTCGCGACGTAACGCCGGGTGCGAGGACCAGGTGACCGGGCCGCTCGGCCCGGTCAGGAATGGAAGAGTCTCGACATGCAAGTCTGGCCGGGTCAGTCCTACCCCCTCGGCGCCACCTTCGACGGCGCGGGCACCAACTTCGCCGTCTTCTCCGAGGTGGCCTCACGGATCGAACTGTGTCTGCTGCACGACGACGGGTCCGAGACGGCGGTGGAGCTGCGCGAGGCCGACGCCTTCGTACGGCACGCGTACCTGCCGGGGGTGATGCCCGGTCAGCGGTACGGCTTCCGGGTGCACGGCCCCTACGAACCGGCCCGCGGGCACCGCTGCAACTCGGCGAAGCTGCTGCTCGACCCCTACGCCAAGGCGATGAGCGGCCACATCGACTGGGACGAGTCCGTCTACGGCTACCGCTTCGGCCAGCCGGACTCGCGCAACGACCTGGACTCCGCCCCGCACACCATGACCTCGGTCGTGGTCAACCCGTACTTCGACTGGGCCGACGACCGGGCGCCGCGCATCGACTACCACCGCACCGTCATCTACGAAGCCCACGTCAAGGGCCTGACGATGACCCACCCGGGCCTGCCCGAGGAGATCCGCGGCACCTACGCGGCCCTCGCGCACCCGTCCGTGATCAGCCATCTGGTGGAACTGGGCGTCACGACCCTGGAGCTGATGCCGGTCCACCAGTTCGTCCAGGACCACCGCCTGATGGACGCCGGGCTGGCCAACTACTGGGGTTACAACACCATCGGGTTCTTCGCCCCGCACCACGCGTACGCCTCGCTGGGCGACCGCGGGCAGCAGGTGCTGGAGTTCAAGACCGCGGTCAGGGCGCTGCACCGGGCCGGCATCGAGGTGATCCTCGACGTGGTCTACAACCACACCGCCGAGGGCAGCCACCTCGGCCCGACGCTGTCGCTGCGCGGCCTGGACAATGCCTCGTACTACCGGCTCGGCGGCGACAAGCGGTATTACACCGACACCACGGGCACCGGCAACTCGCTGCTGATGCGCAGCCCGCACGTCCTCCAGCTGATCATGGACTCGCTGCGCTACTGGGTCACCGAGATGCACGTCGACGGCTTCCGCTTCGACCTCGCCGCCACCCTGGCCCGGCAGTTCCACGAGGTCGACCGGCTGTCGTCGTTCTTCGACCTGGTCCAGCAGGACCCGGTCGTCTCCCAGGTCAAGCTGATCGCCGAGCCGTGGGACGTCGGCGAGGGCGGCTACCAGGTCGGCAACTTCCCGCCGCTGTGGACCGAGTGGAACGGCAAATTCCGCGACACCGTACGCGACCTGTGGCGCGGCGAGAGCGCCACGCTCGCCGAGTTCGGCTCCCGGCTCACCGGCTCCTCCGACCTCTACCAGGACGACGGGCGCCGCCCGCTGGCCTCCATCAACTTCGTCACCTGCCACGACGGCTTCACCCTGCGCGACCTCGTGTCGTACAACGACAAGCACAACGAGGCCAACGGCGAGAACAACCGCGACGGCGAGGGCTTCAACCGCTCCTGGAACTGCGGCGCCGAAGGCCCCACCGACGACCGGCAGGTCACCGCGCTGCGGCAGCGCCAGATGCGCAACTTCGTCGCCACGCTGATGCTCTCGCAGGGCGTGCCCATGCTCTCCCACGGCGACGAGTTCGGCCGCACGCAGGGCGGCAACAACAACGTCTACTGCCAGGACAACGAACTGTCCTGGATCGCCTGGCCCGGCAAGCCGGGCACCGACGAGGAGGCGACCGAGGCGCACCGGATGCACGAGTTCGTCCGGACGATGGTCTGGCTGCGCCGCGACCACGCGGTCTTCCGCCGCCGCCGCTTCTTCCACGGCCGCCCCGTGGAGGGCACCCACGACGAGCTGTCCGACATCGCGTGGTTCACCGCGCAGGGCGGTGAGATGACCCAGCGCGAATGGCAGGCCGCCCACGCCCGCTCCCTCGTCGTCTTCCTCAACGGCAACGCCATCTCCGAGCCCGGCCCCCGCGGTGAGCCGGTCACCGACGACTCCTTCCTGCTGATGTTCAACGCCGCGCCCCGGGCCCAGGAATTCCTGGTCCCGGTCAACCACGGCAAGGAGTGGCAGCTGATCGTCGACACGGAGCGCCCGGAGGGGGTGCCCCCGGGCGCGGGGGAGCGCGTCGCCGCCGGTGACCGTATCCTCCTGGCGGACCGGAGCATGGTGGTCCTCCAACGCCCAGCGGACTAGCCGTCCAGGCGCCCCCAGGGGGTTGCCCCCTTCCCCCTTCCCCCTTCCCCCTTCCTCCTCCCGGCCGACCGGGCCCTCCCCCGGGCGGTGGGCTTGTCGCGCGGTTCCCCGCCACTCCCTGCGGGGTGCTGTTACGGACTCCACAGTGCCGCTGCGTGGGTGGCTGGTCTCGCAGTTCCTCGCGCCCCTGAGGGGTTGCCACTTGCGGTGGCGTTCGCATCTTTCCCGCCTCTTCGGCGGGGCGCGCAGTTCCCCGCGCCCCTTTGGGCCCTGCGTCCTCCGCCGTCAGGCGCTTGCTCCTGGCAGGGGCCGGGCTCTGCGCCGGAGGGTGAGCGTTTTTCAGGGGCGCGGGGAACTGCGCGGCCAGCCAGCCACGCAGGGGCACCGTGGAGTCCGTGACGGCACCCCGCAGGGGGTGTTCACGGGCCCGCCGTGAGGACCGCGTTGCCGGCGATGCGACGGTCGTGGAGGTCGGTCAGGACGGACGCCGTGGCCGACCAGTCGGCGAGCCGACCGATCTCCGGGTGAAGGCGGGATTCCGCGACGAGGCGGACGAGGGTGGCGAGGTCGAGCGCGTAGGGCTCGGGGAAGTCCTCGTAGTGGAAGTGGCGGACCGCCGCGGAGGAGGGGCCGTCGAAGAAGGCGAAGAAGTCGAGCGCGGCGGGCCGGCGGGACGCCTGGCCGAACCAGATCAGCTCGCCGTGCGGGCGCAGGAGGGCGAGGGCGCGGGCCGTCGTCGGGCCGCCGACGGATTCCATCACCGTGTGGAAGGGCCCGACCGCGTCGGCGAGGTCGTGCACGACGGTGGCGCCGAACTCGGCGAGCCGCCGCCCGCGTTCGGGCGTCGCGCTGACCGCGGTCACGTCCGCGCCCGCGGCGACGGCGAGTTCGGTGGTGTAGTGGCCGACGCCGCCCGACGCGCCGGTGATGAGCAGGGAGCGGCCGGCCAGGCTGCCGGCGGTGCGCAGCAGGCGCAGGGCGGTGAGGCCGGCGAGCGGGAGGGCGGCCGCGGCGACGGTGGGGACGCTGTCGGGCAGGACCGCGAGGCGGTCGGTGTCGACTGCGGCGTATTCGGCCCAGCCGCCGCCCGGCGGGTGGGCGACGACGCGCTGACCGGCGCGCGGCCCGGTGCCGTCGGCGGCGGCCTGGACGACCAGGCCGGCGATGTCCTTGCCCGGCCGGAGCCCGACGCCGGGCAGCGCGCCGGTCAGCCGGAAGACCTCGCCGCGGTTGACCGAGAAGGCCTCGACCTTGACCAGTGCCTGACCGGGTGTCGGCCGCGGCTCGTCCACCTCGCCGTATGCCACCGGCTTCGCGGGGTCCCCTGTGGGCAGCAGTGCCTTCATCGTCAGCTCCTCGCTCCGGTGCGGCTGCGTGCTCCGAGCCGCCGAATCAAGGAAAATCGCAGGTCAGAGGCTGCGTCCAACAGCCTTCCGTCCGTATCGACAACTGCCGGTTGTCACCCCTGGCGGGAGCCGTCCAGGCTGTCGGCGCCCGCGTGCCAGCTCGCCAGGACGGCGAGGCGCTCCGCTGACGGGGAGCCGGGTGGGGCGGTGTAGACGACGACGGTCAGGTCGGTGTCGCCGGGGAGGGCGAGGGTCTCGTAGCCCAGGTGCAGTTCGCCCGCCACGGGGTGGAGGATGCGCTTGGCGCCGTAGGTCTTCTCCCCGACCAGGTGGTCGGCCCACAGGCGGCGGAAGTGCTCGCTCTTCATCGACAGTTCGCCGATCAGCGCGGTGAGGCGGGCGTCGTCGGGGTGGCGGCCGGCGCGGAGGCGGAGGTAGGCGACGGATTCGGCCGCGACCGCGGGCCATTCCGGGTAGAGGTCGACGGACCGGGGGTCGAGGAAGACGCGGCGCGGCATGCTGCGGTGGGCGGCGTCCGAGGCGAAGTCGTGGAGGGCGTCGGACAGCACGTTCCAGGCCAGCACTTCCATGCGGTGGTCGACGACCATGGCGGGGCAGTCGGCCATGCTGTCGAGCAGCAGCCGCAGTCCGGGCCGTACGCGGCCGGCCGGCGCTGCCGCGGTCTTGCGGGCGGGCCGCGCGAGGTCCCGCAGGTGCTCGTGCTCGGTCGGGTCGAGCCGCAGCACCCTGGCGACGGCGTCGAGCACCGCGTCGGAGACGTTCTTGCCGCGGCCCTGTTCGAGCCGGATGTAGTAGTCGACGCTGACCCCGGCGAACTGGGCGACCTCCTCGCGGCGCAGCCCCGGCACCCGGCGCCTGCCGTGCGGGGGCAGGCCGACGTCCTCCGGCTGGATTCTGGCCCGCCTGGTCTGCAGGAAGTCGCCGAGCGTGTTGTCCATGCGTACGAGCGTAGGTGACCCGCGCGACGCGAACCTGGTACTGCCGGACCCAGGTAAAGCACAGCCCTGGGCGGCGCGGGCGACCCGTCGCACAGTGGAGCCGTCAGCACGGCAGCACCCGCCCCGCGGGTCACTTCAGGGAGTCACACATCATGGGCACCACTGCTTTCGGCGACCTCACCGGCCGCACCGCCGTCGTCACGGGCGCCGCCAGCGGTATGGGCGAGGCCACGGCCCGCCTGCTGGCCGGGCAGGGCGCGAGGGTCGCGCTGCTGGCCCGCCGCGCCGAGCGGCTCGACGCGCTCGCCGGGAGGATCGCCGCCGACGGCGGCCTGGCGCTGGCGGTCACCGCCGACGTCACCGACGACGCCTCGGTCAGGGCCGCGGCCGGCCGCGTCAGGGAGGCCTTCGGCTCCGCCGACCTGGTGGTCAACGCCGCCGGTGTCATGCTGCCCAACCCGATCGACGCGGGCCGCGGCGACGAGTGGGCGCGGATGGTGGACACCAACCTCACCGGCGCCCTGCGGATCATCGACGCCTTCCGCGACGACCTGCTGGCGGCAGCGGCCGGCGGCGGGACCGCCGACCTGGTCAACGTCTCGTCGATCGGCGCGCACCTGACCTTCCCCGGCTACGCCGTCTACAGCGCCACCAAGGCCGCGCTGACGCACCTGTCGGCGTCGCTGCGGGCCGAGTTCGGGCCGCGCGGCGTCAGGGTCACCAACATCGAACCCGGGCTGACCGACACCGAGTTGGGCGGCCACATCGACAATGCCGAGTTGTCGGCGCAGCTCGACGGGATGTTCAAGGCCTTCCCCGAATCGCTGACGTCCGACGACATCGCCGACCTGATCGCGTACGTCACCAGCCGTCCCGCGCACGTTAACCTGCGGCAGGTGATCGTCCTGCCGACCGGGCAGGCGTGAGAGGACGGGGGTTCGGCGGTGGATCTCGACCTGGCGCAGGTGCGGGCCTTCGTGGTCACCGCGGAACGGCTGCACTTCGGGCAGGCCGCCGCCGAGCTGTACCTCACCCAGCAGGCGCTGTCCAAGCGGGTCGCCCGGCTGGAGGACGCGCTCGGCCGCAAGCTCTTCGACCGCACCGGGCACGGCGTCGAACTCACCGACGCCGGGCGCAGGTTCCTCGACCCGGCGCGCGAGCTGGTCAGGGCCGGGGAGGCCGCGGTGGCCGCCGCGCGGCACGAGGAGCGGGCGCTGCGGGTCAGCGTGTGGGGGCACATGTTCCTGCCGCTGCGCACCGTCCGCGAGGTCGTCGCCCATGACCCGGACCTGGACATCGAGTTGAGCCTGCGGCCCGGCTTCACCGCGGCGCTGGCCGGGCTGCGCGACGGCGAGATCGACTTCGCGCTGGGCCGCACGCACGAACTGGACGAGCCGTGGCCGGCCGGCCTCACCCGGCGGCTGGTCAGGCTGGAGCCCGTGAAGGCCGTGATGAGCAGCGCCGCCGCGCTGGCGGGCGCGGACGCGCTGACCCCGGTCGAACTGCGGGGCGCGCGGCTGTGGTTCCCCGCGCCGCGCGCCAAGGTGGAATTCCTGCGGGCCTTCACCGAGCGCTTCGATGTGCCGGGCGAGTTCGGCGGCATCAACCTGGGCCTGGACCCCTTCCTCGCCCGTCTCGCCGACAGCCCCGAGCTGTTCTCGCTGCTGTGCGCGGACGTCGAGGTGCCGGGCGGCAGCGGCCTGAGCGAGATCCCGGTCACCGGGCCGGCACCGCTCTACGCCTGGCACGCGATCTGGCGCACCGGCGAGCGGCACGCGGTGCTGCCCCGGCTGCTCGCCGCCTTCGCCGCCGCCGCGGCCGAGCACTCCTGGCTCGACTACGACCCGGCCCGGCACTGGCTCCCCGAGGCCGACCAGGCCGCCCTGCCGGGGGCGTGACGGCGGGTCAGCGGGTGAGCAGCGCCACCGGGGACTCCGCGAACAGCTCGGCCAGCGGCACCCGGCCGCGGTAGGTGCCGCCGCCGAGCCGGTCGCTCCAGTCGCCGGGCGGCAGCGGCAGTACGGTGTCCCGCCAGCCGCCCGCCTGCTCCAGCCTGCGCGACAGCCGGGTCACGGCGGTCAGCGCGCCGCCGCCGCGTACGAAGGCCACGCAGTGCTCGGCGGCGGGCCCGTCGGCCGCCAGCGGGTCGTACGCGCCCGCCGTGCCGTACCACTGCGGGTGGTCCCTGCGCAGCCGCAGCGCCACCGCGGTCAGCCGCAGCTTGGCCTCGTCCGCGCCGCGCGGCTGCTGCCCGGACAGCAGGCCGTCCAGCGTGCCGCCGACGCCGAACCGCTGGGTGCCGCCCGACATCCCGGTCATCGGGCCGCGGTTGTCCGGGTCGACCAGGGTGTGCACCGGGAATTCGGTGCCCTGGTAGACGTCGGGCACACCCGGCATCGTCAGGTGCAGCAGGGCCGCGCCCAGCGAGTTGGCGGTGGCGTACGACTGCAGCCGCCCGACGAACTCGCTCACGTCGTAGACCTGCACCCCGCAGGGGCCGCGGTCCACGAAGTCCTCGACCGCCTTCTCGTACGCCTCGTCCTGCTCGGTCCAGGTGGTGTGCAGCCCCGCCTCCCGCACGGCCTTGAGCACCGCGGGCACCAGCCGGTCCGGATGGCAGAAGCCCAGGCCGACGCCGGTCTGATACGCGGTGTAGCGCACCTGCCGGTCGGGGGCCGGCGGGCAGTCCAGCTGGGCCTCGCGCTCCTCGCGCAGCTCCATCCACTCCCGCCACACCTCGGGCAGCTCCGACAGCACCGCGAGGCGCAGCCGCAGATCGGCGCTGCGCTTGGTGTCGTGGGTGGACAGCACCGTGCCCGTGGCGGGCCACTCGCGCTGGACGCGGGCGCAATACGCGTGGAAGTCCGCGGGCGCGGTCGCCGGCCGCCCCGGGTCGCGGCCGACCTCGCACAGCGACAGCAGCGGGGTGTAGCGGTAGAAGGCGGTGTCCTCGACGGACTTGGCGTGCAGCGCGGAGGCGACCTGTGCGAAGCGCACCGTGAAGTCGTCGGCGTCCGCGCTGCGGCCCGTGGCGGGGCGGGCCAGCGCCAGGTCCCGGACGAAGTCCACGGCGTCACTCAGGGCCGGGGCCGCCGCGCGGGCGTCCCCCGCCGCCTGCTCCAGCATCACCTCGTCCACCGCGTCGGCAGGGCCCCCCGCCGGTACGTACGGGCGGTAGACCGGCACCCGCACCAGCAGCTCGCGGATCGCGTCGTCCAGCACCTCGGAGCCGTGGTCGCGGCCGCCGGCCCTTTCCGCCGCCCGGCGCAGCCGGGCGACCTCGGCCGCCAGGTCGCGGGTGACCACCCGGTAGGCGGCCCTGCGCACGGTCGGCGCCCACCGGCCGCCGCGGTCGTCGTCGGCGCCGGTGTAGTCGCGGTGGAAGGCGTCGAGCGCGGCGGCGCCCTCAGGGTCGGTGAACAGCCCGTCGATCCGGTCCAGCGCGTCATATCCGGTGGTGCCCGCGCACGCCCAGTCCGCGGGCAGCGGCTCGTCGCGCTGCAGGATCTTCTCCACCACCGTCCAGCGCCCGCCGCTCGCCTCCGCCAGCCGCCGCAGATAGCCCGCCGGGTCGGCGAGGCCGTCCGGGTGGTCGACCCGCAGCCCGTCGGCCACCCCGTCGCGCAGCAGCCGCAGCACGGTGGCGTGCGTGGCCTCGAAGACCTCGGGCCGCTCGACCCGGACCGCGATCAGGTCCGAGATGGTGAAGAAGCGGCGGTAGTTCAGGTCGGTGCGCGCGGCACGCCAGTAGGCGAGGCTGTACCACTGCGTCTCCACCAGCTCGGGCAGCGGCAGGTCCTCGGTGCCGGGCCGCAGCGGGAAGCGGTGGTCGTAATACCGCAGCACCTTGCCGCCGGCGGCCTTGTCCTTCTCCACGGAGAGCGCGCCCAGCGCGTCGGGCAGCGGCTCGCCCAGCACCGGCAGCAGCACCTTGCCGCCGAGGGCGGGCCAGTCGATGTCGAACCAGTCCGCGTACGCGGAACCCGGGCCGTCGCGCAGGACGGCCCACAGGGGGCCGTTCAGGTTCTCCGGGGCGGGGAGGGCCATGTGGTTCGGCACGATGTCCAGGATGAGCCCGAGCCCGTGCTCACGGGCCGTGCGGGACAGGTCCCGCAGGCCCTGCTCCCCGCCCAGCTCCGCCCGGACCCTCGTGTGGTCCACCACGTCGTAGCCGTGCCGCGAGCCGGGCACCGCCTCCAGCACGGGCGACAGGTGCAGGTGGCTGGCGCCGAGCCTTGCCACGTACGGTGCCACCGTTGCGGCCTGGGCGAAGGTGAAGCCGGGCTGCACCTGTATCCGGTAGGTGGCGCTCGGCGCCGGCGTATGGCTCATGCCACCTTCTCTACCCGGGTTCCGCCCGTCCTGCCCCTTGAGCCCCGCTCCCGGATCTTCCCCGGGTGGTGGGCTTGTTTCGCAGTTCCCCGAGCCCCTGGGCGATCGCCCCTTGCGGGGGCGTCGCTTTCCTTCCCGCCTCTCCGGCGGGGCGCGCTGTCCCCACGGGGGGACTTCCGTGAAGCACAGGTGACGTGTGGGAGGGGAAGGCGGGTTATGGAGAACATGATTTCGAGACCGCCGGCGCCGACCGCACCCGCCTGACCCGCCGCGTCACCGCGCAGCGCACACCCGCCGGCAAACCTAGACGTTGGCAAGTTCGACAGTCGGGGCGGGGAAATGAGCGTGCGACCGGTCGGTCACCGTGCTGGTGACCTGGCGGTCGCACGTCGCCCTACTCAGCCCGCGGACTACTTCTGTGAGGGGACCGGCAGGTGTATGGCATCCCGCATGTGTCCGCCGGGCGCGAAGCGGAACTGCGTCAGGCGAAGGAAGAAGCGGTCCGGCAGGAACACCGTGTCCGCGATGATCATCGCTCCGGAGAACAGCGGCAGCCCCAGGAAGAGTGCGATGCCCGCGTGCATGACCAGCATCAGCGCCAGGACCGGGTACTTGAGCCTGCCGAACAGGACGAACGGGAAGGCGACCTGCACCAGCACCGTCAGATAGCCGACGACCGCCATCAGTACCGCGTGCCTGTCCGCCATCTGGGACAACATGGGCCAGGGGCGGAAGAGGTGGAGGTTCAGGACGTAGTGGAGAGCGGTGCCGTTGTCCCAGAAGCTGCCCTGGACCTTGTAGAGGCCGGCGGCTCCGTAGAGGAAGCAGACCTGGGCCGCGATGAGGAACATGCCACAGTTGTGCAGCACCGTTGCCAGTGTCTTCCGGACGTAGCGCAGGTCGTCCCGGAGGGTGCCGCCGGGGATCGGGGGGCCGCCCGCTGGTGGCGCCTGGCGGCCGCGGCGGCGCGCGTCCAGCGACCAGCGCGAGCCACACGCGGTGAACGCCAGGTAGATGGCCATCAGGAGGATGAGGTTGTCGCCCCCGTCCGTCATGAAGATGGCCCTGGCGTGGAAGGAGATGACCACGCCGGCGAAGAGGATGGACATCACCCTGGTCCGCCAGCCCAGCAGGAACAGGGCGGACACGGCGAGCGCCGTCACGTAGCAGAACTCGAACCAGGCCCTGCTGTCGGAGAGGGTGAGCACGCTGGTCCAGCCGGTCTGGTCGAACAGTTGCCGGGCAAGCGCCGGGGTCCACGGGGCGCCGGGGCCCCAGATCTCGTTGCGGTAGGGAAATTCGCGGAGCAGGAAGACCAGGTAGAACAGCCCGTATCCGATCCGCAGCACTGCGGCGGCGTACAAGGACACCGGCGTCTCGGTCAGCAGGGCGAAGAGCCTGCCGAGCCGGTCGATGGCCGACGCCAGGAGACCGGTGTCGGGACGGGCAGCGGCTCGCTGTGGTGCGCGTGTGGCGGGCGGCGTCTGATCAGTAGCGATGGGAGCTCACCTTCCACCAGGGCAGATAGCGGGTGTTGGCGGGTGCCGGCGACGGGCCCGTGCCGTCCGGTGCTTTGGACGCGGGGATGGGCACGGCGACGACGCGGAGCTGGAGGGACTCAAAACTCCCCGGACGGTGGGCTGCCACTCGGGCGGCCGCGATATTGCGCAGGTATTCCTGCATCATGACCGCCCGCTGCGAGGTCGGCACGTCGCCCCCGCCGTAGTTCTGGAGATAGGCGCTCCAGGCGCGGCGCAGCATGTTCTGGTTCGTATGGCTCGGGAACGGATCGTGCTCGACCGCGGACTCGTCCACAGCGGTGATGTCGAACCACGGGCTCACGTGAGCAGAACCGTCCGGCCCCGTGTGCCTGGTCCGCACGGAGATATTCCAGTTGACCGATTCCGGATTCGGGGCGAAGAGCCGCCAGTCCTGCTCGAACAGTGGATAGACCCAGGAATCGACCTGCTGACGGTACTGCTGCGAGACAGGGTTCGCGGGAGCCACATGCAGGAATACCAGGAGTACGTGGATCATAACCGTTGTCAGGCAAAGAGTGATTGCCGTCCACAGGCCTGCCTTCAACGGGCCGCGGAGCGTGGACGGTCCGCCGGGCGTATCGAGGTCCCCGGACCCGTCCAGCACAGCGCCGAAGCGCTCTCCTTCCTCCACAACAGTTGCTTCACACTCATCCCGCACGGGCCCCACCCGGTCTCCTCTGCTCTGGCTGATCGCATCTGACGCCTTCTGCTGCCCTCACCGCGGCGTGCGGCGGAATCAGATGGATTCCGCCGCACACCAAGCCCCTCCGACCAACGGGTTCATGCTGATCGCTTGTCAGCCGACCCGAGAGTCGACGTTCTCGTGGATCTTGTCGACCTTGCCGTTGACCTTGTGCGTGTATTTGTTTTCGGTCTTTTCGTCCGACCCGTGCTCGCTGCCGTACCCGCTGCATTGATCACTGCCGTACGCACTGTCACTGCCGTACGCGCTGCCGTAGCCGGCGCCGTACCCGCCGCCGTACCCGCCGCAGTACTCATCCTCGCCGTGCTCGTAGCCGCCTTCCGGCTTATGGCCACAGCCGCAAGGACCACCCGTGGTGCCACCAGTGGTGCCACCGGTCGTACCGGCCGTGGTCGTACCGGTCGTACCGGCCGTCGTCGTACCCGTCGTGCCGGCCGTCGTCGTACCCGTGGTACCGGCCGTCGTCGTACCCGTGGTACCGGCCGTGGTCGTACCGGTCGTGCCGGCCGTGGTCGTACCCGTCGTGCCAGCCGTCGTCGTACCGGTCGTGCCGGCCGTGGTCGTACCCGTCGTGCCAGCCGTCGTCGTACCGGTCGTGCCGGCCGTGGTCGTACCCGTGGTACCGGCCGTGGTCGTACCGGTCGTACCGGCCGTCGTCGTACCCGTGGTACCGGCCGTCGTCGTACCGGTCGTACCGGCCGTCGTCGTACCGGTCGTACCGGCCGTGGTCGTACCCGTGGTGTTCCCGGCACACGTGGGCAGCGTGATCCTGTTGGTGTCCAGGGTGACCGAGCCGTTGCGGGCCAGGGCCCGTCCGTCGATGCTCGTGCCCGTGGTGACAGTGATCGAGGTCAGCGCCAGGATGTTACCCACGAACGTGGAGCTGGTGCCCAGGGTCGCGGAGCTGCCGATCTGCCAGAACACGTTGCACGGGGAGGCACCGTTGACGAGGACCACCTGGCTGGCCGAGG includes:
- the treY gene encoding malto-oligosyltrehalose synthase, producing MSHTPAPSATYRIQVQPGFTFAQAATVAPYVARLGASHLHLSPVLEAVPGSRHGYDVVDHTRVRAELGGEQGLRDLSRTAREHGLGLILDIVPNHMALPAPENLNGPLWAVLRDGPGSAYADWFDIDWPALGGKVLLPVLGEPLPDALGALSVEKDKAAGGKVLRYYDHRFPLRPGTEDLPLPELVETQWYSLAYWRAARTDLNYRRFFTISDLIAVRVERPEVFEATHATVLRLLRDGVADGLRVDHPDGLADPAGYLRRLAEASGGRWTVVEKILQRDEPLPADWACAGTTGYDALDRIDGLFTDPEGAAALDAFHRDYTGADDDRGGRWAPTVRRAAYRVVTRDLAAEVARLRRAAERAGGRDHGSEVLDDAIRELLVRVPVYRPYVPAGGPADAVDEVMLEQAAGDARAAAPALSDAVDFVRDLALARPATGRSADADDFTVRFAQVASALHAKSVEDTAFYRYTPLLSLCEVGRDPGRPATAPADFHAYCARVQREWPATGTVLSTHDTKRSADLRLRLAVLSELPEVWREWMELREEREAQLDCPPAPDRQVRYTAYQTGVGLGFCHPDRLVPAVLKAVREAGLHTTWTEQDEAYEKAVEDFVDRGPCGVQVYDVSEFVGRLQSYATANSLGAALLHLTMPGVPDVYQGTEFPVHTLVDPDNRGPMTGMSGGTQRFGVGGTLDGLLSGQQPRGADEAKLRLTAVALRLRRDHPQWYGTAGAYDPLAADGPAAEHCVAFVRGGGALTAVTRLSRRLEQAGGWRDTVLPLPPGDWSDRLGGGTYRGRVPLAELFAESPVALLTR
- a CDS encoding HTTM domain-containing protein, producing the protein MSLYAAAVLRIGYGLFYLVFLLREFPYRNEIWGPGAPWTPALARQLFDQTGWTSVLTLSDSRAWFEFCYVTALAVSALFLLGWRTRVMSILFAGVVISFHARAIFMTDGGDNLILLMAIYLAFTACGSRWSLDARRRGRQAPPAGGPPIPGGTLRDDLRYVRKTLATVLHNCGMFLIAAQVCFLYGAAGLYKVQGSFWDNGTALHYVLNLHLFRPWPMLSQMADRHAVLMAVVGYLTVLVQVAFPFVLFGRLKYPVLALMLVMHAGIALFLGLPLFSGAMIIADTVFLPDRFFLRLTQFRFAPGGHMRDAIHLPVPSQK
- a CDS encoding DUF5819 family protein; the protein is MEEGERFGAVLDGSGDLDTPGGPSTLRGPLKAGLWTAITLCLTTVMIHVLLVFLHVAPANPVSQQYRQQVDSWVYPLFEQDWRLFAPNPESVNWNISVRTRHTGPDGSAHVSPWFDITAVDESAVEHDPFPSHTNQNMLRRAWSAYLQNYGGGDVPTSQRAVMMQEYLRNIAAARVAAHRPGSFESLQLRVVAVPIPASKAPDGTGPSPAPANTRYLPWWKVSSHRY
- a CDS encoding ice-binding family protein translates to MSPGTSITGFPPGVVNGAQHVADAVAAQAQSDLVTAYNTAAGEASDSALPPDAGGLNLDPGVYTASSTLGLTGTLTLDAHGDPAAVWVFQVGSSLTTASASQVVLVNGASPCNVFWQIGSSATLGTSSTFVGNILALTSITVTTGTSIDGRALARNGSVTLDTNRITLPTCAGNTTGTTTAGTTGTTTAGTTGTTTAGTTGTTTAGTTGTTTAGTTGTTTAGTTGTTTAGTTGTTTAGTTGTTTAGTTGTTTAGTTGTTTAGTTGTTTAGTTGTTTAGTTGTTTAGTTGTTTAGTTGGTTGGTTGGPCGCGHKPEGGYEHGEDEYCGGYGGGYGAGYGSAYGSDSAYGSDQCSGYGSEHGSDEKTENKYTHKVNGKVDKIHENVDSRVG